One genomic window of Haloarchaeobius salinus includes the following:
- a CDS encoding long-chain-fatty-acid--CoA ligase has product MANLVTGVADTASVHPDTTALHYDGQDISYEEFWGQVGQFAAGLQEAGIEPGDRVGIYLPNLPQFVVAFHGTLRAGGIVVPINPQYKTREISHLLGDSGAKVVVTIGDLVPFVSEVQDDTEVEEVVAIGGHEDATAFRAFLAAGAPDIVDRDDDDVAVQPYTSGTTGQPKGVLLTHENLRSNAEMAASLIPDGIQTTDKALGVLPLFHIYGMTVVMNATLFSGGAYYPLPSWDAQQAMELLAAEELTIMHGVPAMYNDVINQPNAEEFDFSSVRLCGVGGSGIPAEVLRRFEELYPAKIYEGYGLTETSPVTHFNSPEKGRRVGSIGKTLPGVDCRVVDENFEEVAPVDEGPVDEDEVDLDEITGELVISGANVMQGYYGLPDANEDAFTEADGKRWFHTGDIGYHDADGFYYVVDREKHMIVSGGYNIYPREVEELLFEHPDIAEAAVVGIPDERRGETVKAFVVKTPDSALTADEVREYCLERLAEYKHPREVAFVDELPRTTTGKVQKFELREADE; this is encoded by the coding sequence ATGGCAAATCTTGTCACAGGGGTCGCCGACACCGCGTCGGTGCATCCGGACACGACGGCGCTGCACTACGACGGGCAGGACATCAGCTACGAGGAGTTCTGGGGACAGGTGGGCCAGTTCGCCGCCGGGCTCCAGGAGGCGGGCATCGAGCCCGGCGACCGCGTCGGGATATACCTCCCGAACCTGCCACAGTTCGTGGTCGCGTTTCACGGGACGCTCCGGGCCGGCGGCATCGTCGTCCCCATCAACCCGCAGTACAAGACCCGGGAGATCAGCCACCTCCTCGGGGACAGCGGCGCGAAGGTGGTGGTGACAATCGGCGACCTCGTCCCGTTCGTCAGCGAGGTGCAGGACGACACCGAGGTCGAGGAGGTCGTCGCCATCGGCGGGCACGAGGACGCGACCGCGTTCCGCGCGTTCCTCGCGGCCGGCGCACCGGACATCGTCGACCGCGACGACGACGACGTGGCCGTGCAGCCGTACACCTCCGGTACCACCGGCCAGCCGAAGGGGGTGCTGCTCACCCACGAGAACCTCCGGTCGAACGCGGAGATGGCGGCGTCGCTCATCCCGGACGGCATCCAGACCACCGACAAGGCACTCGGGGTGCTCCCGCTGTTCCACATCTACGGGATGACGGTCGTGATGAACGCGACGCTGTTCAGCGGCGGAGCGTACTACCCGCTGCCGTCGTGGGACGCCCAGCAGGCGATGGAGCTGCTCGCCGCGGAGGAGCTCACCATCATGCACGGCGTGCCGGCGATGTACAACGACGTCATCAACCAGCCCAACGCCGAGGAGTTCGACTTCTCGTCGGTGCGGCTCTGTGGCGTCGGCGGCTCGGGTATCCCCGCGGAGGTGCTCCGCCGGTTCGAGGAGCTCTACCCCGCGAAGATCTACGAGGGCTACGGGCTCACCGAGACCAGCCCGGTCACGCACTTCAACAGCCCGGAGAAGGGCCGGCGCGTCGGCAGCATCGGCAAGACCCTGCCCGGCGTCGACTGCCGCGTCGTCGACGAGAACTTCGAGGAGGTCGCCCCGGTCGACGAGGGACCGGTCGACGAGGACGAGGTCGACCTCGACGAGATCACCGGCGAGCTCGTCATCAGCGGCGCGAACGTCATGCAGGGCTACTACGGCCTGCCCGACGCCAACGAGGACGCCTTCACCGAGGCCGACGGCAAGCGCTGGTTCCACACGGGCGACATCGGCTACCACGACGCGGACGGCTTCTACTACGTCGTCGACCGCGAGAAGCACATGATCGTCAGCGGCGGGTACAACATCTACCCGCGCGAGGTCGAGGAGCTGCTGTTCGAGCACCCCGACATCGCCGAGGCGGCCGTCGTCGGCATCCCCGACGAGCGTCGGGGCGAGACGGTGAAGGCGTTCGTCGTGAAGACCCCCGACTCGGCCCTCACCGCCGACGAGGTCCGCGAGTACTGCCTCGAACGCCTCGCCGAGTACAAGCACCCGCGCGAGGTCGCGTTCGTCGACGAGCTCCCGCGGACCACGACGGGCAAGGTCCAGAAGTTCGAGCTGCGGGAGGCCGACGAATGA
- a CDS encoding enoyl-CoA hydratase/isomerase family protein encodes MSDAVLVDIEDGVATITLNEPDRRNAFSLDMSAGLRDALDEVEGSDARCVVIEGAGDAFSAGGDVELMSQTATGAVPLDESVRTLEKTTSETMARVVSFPLPTVAKVEGPAVGAGANLAIACDVQLASEDAAIGFVFREVGLAVDAGTSYLLPRVVGTNVAKELVFTGEVLGAERAHELGLVNHVYDADEFGAEAAEFVDRIASGPTVALRHSKRLIDEGLRRTVDEAMVAEATAQGLCFDSDDHAEGVTAFVESREPEFEGS; translated from the coding sequence ATGAGCGACGCCGTCCTCGTCGACATCGAGGACGGCGTGGCCACCATCACGCTGAACGAGCCCGACCGCCGGAACGCGTTCTCGCTCGACATGTCCGCCGGCCTGCGCGACGCGCTGGACGAGGTCGAGGGGAGCGACGCCCGCTGTGTCGTCATCGAGGGTGCGGGCGACGCGTTCTCCGCGGGCGGCGACGTGGAGCTGATGTCCCAGACCGCGACCGGCGCGGTCCCGCTCGACGAGAGCGTGCGCACACTGGAGAAGACCACGAGCGAGACGATGGCCCGCGTCGTCTCGTTCCCGCTGCCCACCGTCGCGAAGGTCGAGGGGCCCGCCGTCGGAGCCGGCGCGAACCTCGCCATCGCCTGCGACGTGCAGCTCGCCAGCGAGGACGCTGCCATCGGCTTCGTCTTCCGCGAGGTCGGGCTGGCGGTCGACGCCGGCACCTCGTACCTGCTCCCGCGCGTCGTCGGCACCAACGTCGCCAAGGAGCTGGTGTTCACCGGCGAGGTGCTCGGAGCCGAGCGCGCCCACGAACTCGGCCTCGTGAACCACGTCTACGACGCCGACGAGTTCGGGGCGGAAGCGGCGGAGTTCGTAGACCGCATCGCCAGCGGCCCCACGGTCGCGCTCAGACACTCGAAGCGGCTCATCGACGAGGGCCTGCGCCGGACCGTCGACGAGGCAATGGTCGCCGAGGCGACCGCCCAGGGCCTCTGCTTCGACTCCGACGACCACGCCGAGGGCGTCACCGCCTTCGTCGAGAGCCGCGAGCCGGAGTTCGAGGGCTCCTGA
- a CDS encoding winged helix-turn-helix domain-containing protein: MTDDDAPDWTFKERDVVILRELAANPQRSSRELTDILETEYDIDVSHVTVSETIRKMREEGVFREAVIPNEEYFIFGLFEFKFDPEHFADEWRDAMEYIRDSENTLFYFLSDGEYQWKSVMMFATREAESRWIHEFYKNHGKVVSNLRNSVIHNVLKFGTDPEIFEALDEEH, translated from the coding sequence ATGACAGACGACGACGCACCGGACTGGACGTTCAAGGAGCGCGACGTGGTCATCCTCCGCGAGCTGGCCGCGAACCCCCAGCGCTCATCGCGCGAGCTGACCGACATCCTCGAAACCGAGTACGACATCGACGTCTCCCACGTCACCGTCAGCGAGACCATCCGGAAGATGCGCGAGGAGGGGGTCTTCCGCGAGGCCGTCATCCCCAACGAGGAGTACTTCATCTTCGGGCTGTTCGAGTTCAAGTTCGACCCCGAGCACTTCGCGGACGAGTGGCGCGACGCCATGGAGTACATCCGCGACAGCGAGAACACCCTCTTCTACTTCCTCTCCGACGGGGAGTACCAGTGGAAGTCGGTCATGATGTTCGCGACCAGGGAGGCCGAGTCCCGCTGGATACACGAGTTCTACAAGAACCACGGGAAGGTCGTCTCGAACCTCCGGAACTCCGTGATTCACAACGTCCTGAAGTTCGGCACCGACCCCGAGATCTTCGAGGCGCTGGACGAGGAGCACTGA
- a CDS encoding MaoC/PaaZ C-terminal domain-containing protein: MSFADTEVGDGRRTAGRTITDADLVNFAGVSGDFNHLHTDAERMQESEYGERIAHGALVFSIATGLLWQERAGGEGGSDVVAFYGVDSLRFRGPTFVGDTIHVETEVVELEERSDHPEAAGVVREGAEVVKQDGTVVLSCELLALVR; encoded by the coding sequence ATGAGCTTCGCGGACACCGAGGTCGGGGACGGCCGACGGACCGCCGGCCGGACCATCACCGACGCGGACCTCGTGAACTTCGCCGGCGTCAGCGGCGACTTCAACCACCTGCACACCGACGCCGAACGGATGCAGGAGTCGGAGTACGGCGAGCGCATCGCCCACGGCGCGCTCGTGTTCTCGATCGCGACAGGCCTGCTCTGGCAGGAACGCGCTGGCGGTGAGGGGGGCTCCGACGTGGTTGCGTTCTACGGCGTCGACAGCCTGCGCTTTCGCGGTCCGACGTTCGTCGGCGACACGATACACGTCGAGACCGAGGTCGTCGAACTTGAGGAACGCTCCGACCATCCCGAGGCCGCCGGCGTGGTTCGTGAGGGGGCCGAAGTGGTGAAGCAGGACGGGACGGTCGTGCTCTCCTGCGAACTGCTCGCGCTCGTTCGGTGA
- a CDS encoding PaaI family thioesterase — MSRPDFAHEDIATAYQQYIDSHGFLSWLGLSVETVEDGRVVFAVPYDGKLTNPASDGVVHGGVAASLVDTASGFALRTTFDDPATARLTTTDLDVSYLRPATGDLRVEAEVIRAGSSMGVTDALVTTEHEDGETVDVAVGRTSYRLMGDA; from the coding sequence ATGAGCCGCCCCGATTTCGCCCACGAGGACATCGCGACGGCCTACCAGCAGTACATCGACAGTCACGGATTCCTCTCGTGGCTCGGGCTCTCTGTCGAGACGGTCGAGGACGGTCGGGTCGTCTTCGCCGTCCCCTACGACGGGAAGCTGACGAACCCCGCCTCCGACGGTGTCGTCCACGGCGGTGTCGCTGCCTCGCTGGTCGACACCGCGAGCGGCTTCGCGCTCCGGACGACGTTCGACGACCCCGCCACTGCGCGGCTGACGACGACCGACCTCGACGTGTCGTACCTCCGACCCGCCACGGGCGATCTGCGGGTCGAGGCCGAGGTCATCCGGGCGGGCTCGTCGATGGGTGTCACGGACGCACTGGTCACGACCGAGCACGAGGACGGCGAGACGGTCGACGTGGCCGTCGGCCGCACGAGCTACCGGCTCATGGGGGACGCATGA
- a CDS encoding 3-hydroxyacyl-CoA dehydrogenase/enoyl-CoA hydratase family protein, with product MTVDGINRVAVLGAGNMGHGIAEVAALAGYRVTMRDVEQKLVEEGYEDVEWSLQKLGEKDRIDESPEAVLSRLDTTVDLAEAVSDADLVVEAAPEQMDLKREIFAEVEAHTSGGTILASNTSSLSITGIAEAVDDPSRVVGLHFFNPPVKMELVEVVHGEETAESVAEKGAAFVESLGKTPIHVRKDVQGFVVNSILGPFGGEPAWMVSEGEATIREADAAMVHERGYPMGPFELADLTGIDVGYHVRTEGGIPVPPIAEEKVEAGDLGRKTGTGYYDYEDGGGADYEPEDAGDFDTLRVEARMVNEAARLVGDDVATPEAVDTGTRLGAGFAMGPCRRGDELGLDTVLAKLRELHDATGADRYEPAKYLVELVEAGHTGEGAGRGFYEYDTGDGPGPYRLLNYEVDDDGLLAVELDRPERMNALSADLLSEIADLFQSVDTDEIRCATIEGAGDRAFSAGADIGGFADVEPTDVMDVTPAFEAVNDFPRPVLAKIDGYCLGAGLELALACDLRIATEGSEFGCPEIRLGLIPGGGGTQRLLRILGETRAKELVFRGNRIEAARAEDWGLINRAVPADEFDATVEEFCDDLLSGPPLGLKVAKKVLNEGDDASLAAALAMESQGFGLLMSTDDVVEGTTAFAQDREPEFEGR from the coding sequence ATGACAGTCGATGGCATCAACCGGGTCGCGGTGCTCGGTGCCGGGAACATGGGGCACGGCATCGCCGAGGTCGCCGCACTCGCAGGCTACCGGGTGACGATGCGCGACGTGGAGCAAAAGCTGGTCGAGGAGGGCTACGAGGACGTCGAGTGGAGCCTGCAGAAGCTCGGCGAGAAGGACCGCATCGACGAGTCGCCCGAGGCGGTGCTCTCGCGGCTCGATACGACGGTCGACCTCGCCGAAGCCGTTTCGGACGCGGACCTCGTCGTCGAGGCCGCACCGGAGCAGATGGACCTCAAGCGCGAGATATTCGCCGAGGTCGAGGCGCACACGAGTGGGGGGACCATCCTCGCGTCGAACACCTCCAGTCTGAGCATCACGGGCATCGCAGAGGCCGTCGACGACCCGAGCCGCGTCGTCGGACTCCACTTCTTCAACCCGCCGGTGAAGATGGAACTCGTCGAGGTCGTCCACGGCGAGGAGACCGCCGAATCGGTCGCCGAGAAGGGTGCCGCGTTCGTCGAGTCGCTGGGGAAGACCCCCATCCACGTTCGGAAGGACGTCCAGGGCTTCGTCGTCAACAGCATCCTCGGCCCGTTCGGCGGCGAGCCCGCATGGATGGTCTCCGAGGGCGAGGCCACCATCCGGGAGGCCGACGCCGCGATGGTCCACGAGCGGGGTTACCCGATGGGACCGTTCGAGCTCGCCGACCTGACCGGCATCGACGTGGGCTACCACGTCCGGACCGAGGGCGGGATTCCGGTCCCACCCATCGCGGAGGAGAAGGTCGAGGCAGGCGACCTCGGGCGCAAGACCGGTACGGGCTACTACGACTACGAGGACGGCGGCGGCGCGGACTACGAGCCGGAGGATGCGGGCGACTTCGACACGCTGCGCGTCGAGGCACGGATGGTCAACGAGGCCGCGAGGCTCGTCGGCGACGACGTGGCGACGCCCGAGGCCGTGGACACCGGGACACGACTGGGGGCCGGCTTCGCGATGGGGCCGTGCCGCCGCGGCGACGAGCTCGGACTGGACACCGTGCTGGCGAAGCTCCGCGAACTGCACGACGCGACCGGGGCGGACCGGTACGAGCCAGCGAAGTACCTCGTCGAACTCGTCGAGGCCGGCCACACCGGCGAAGGGGCGGGACGGGGATTCTACGAGTACGACACCGGCGACGGGCCGGGACCGTATCGGCTGCTGAACTACGAGGTCGACGACGACGGCCTGCTCGCGGTCGAGCTCGACCGCCCGGAGCGAATGAACGCGCTCTCGGCGGACCTGCTCTCCGAGATCGCCGACCTGTTCCAGTCGGTAGACACGGACGAGATTCGGTGCGCGACCATCGAGGGTGCGGGCGACAGGGCGTTCAGTGCCGGCGCGGACATCGGCGGCTTCGCCGACGTGGAGCCGACCGACGTGATGGACGTGACGCCCGCGTTCGAGGCGGTCAACGACTTCCCGCGGCCCGTACTCGCGAAGATCGACGGCTACTGTCTCGGCGCTGGACTGGAGCTCGCGCTGGCCTGCGACCTCCGCATCGCGACGGAAGGCTCGGAGTTCGGCTGTCCGGAGATCCGGCTCGGGCTCATCCCCGGAGGTGGCGGGACACAGCGCCTCCTCCGTATCCTCGGCGAGACCCGCGCGAAGGAACTCGTGTTCCGGGGCAACCGAATCGAGGCCGCGCGGGCCGAGGACTGGGGGCTCATCAACCGCGCCGTCCCTGCCGACGAGTTCGACGCGACGGTCGAGGAGTTCTGCGACGACCTGCTGTCGGGGCCGCCACTCGGGCTGAAGGTCGCCAAGAAGGTCCTGAACGAGGGCGACGACGCGAGCCTGGCCGCCGCGCTGGCGATGGAGAGCCAGGGCTTCGGGCTGCTGATGAGCACCGACGACGTGGTCGAGGGCACCACGGCGTTCGCCCAGGACCGCGAGCCGGAGTTCGAGGGTCGATGA
- a CDS encoding phosphoglycerol geranylgeranyltransferase, with the protein MSAAWEDWNHILKLDPDKDLVEGETFEDVCATGTDAIEIGGTLGMTEENMREMIQACADYDVPIYQEPSNPSVVVDSDALDGYLVPTVFNAGDIFWVTGAHKEWVRIEGGLDWDRTTTEAYIVLNPEASVAEYTEANCDLSTDDVAAYAEVAEKMFGQEIVYVEYSGMLGDPETVQAAADALDEATLFYGGGIHDYESANLMAEHADVVVVGDLVHDEGVDAVARTVEGANDA; encoded by the coding sequence ATGAGCGCAGCCTGGGAGGACTGGAACCACATCCTCAAGCTCGACCCCGACAAGGACCTGGTCGAGGGCGAGACGTTCGAGGACGTGTGTGCGACGGGTACGGACGCCATCGAGATAGGCGGGACGCTGGGGATGACCGAGGAGAACATGCGCGAGATGATCCAGGCGTGTGCGGACTACGACGTCCCCATCTACCAGGAGCCGTCGAACCCGAGCGTCGTCGTCGACAGCGACGCGCTCGACGGCTATCTCGTTCCGACGGTGTTCAACGCCGGGGACATCTTCTGGGTCACCGGCGCGCACAAGGAGTGGGTCCGCATCGAGGGCGGCCTCGACTGGGACCGCACGACGACGGAGGCGTACATCGTGCTGAATCCGGAGGCGAGCGTCGCGGAGTACACCGAAGCGAACTGCGACCTCTCCACCGACGACGTCGCGGCCTACGCCGAGGTCGCGGAGAAGATGTTCGGTCAGGAGATCGTCTACGTCGAGTACTCGGGGATGCTCGGGGACCCCGAGACGGTGCAGGCGGCCGCGGACGCACTCGACGAAGCGACGCTGTTCTACGGCGGCGGCATCCACGACTACGAGTCGGCGAACCTGATGGCCGAACACGCCGACGTGGTCGTCGTCGGGGACCTCGTCCACGACGAGGGCGTCGACGCGGTCGCGCGGACCGTCGAGGGCGCGAACGACGCCTGA
- the pth2 gene encoding peptidyl-tRNA hydrolase Pth2: MKQAIVARTDIGMGQGKLAAQVAHASLSAYEDTDARTRKAWKGSGQKKVVLKGSGESELFELADRAESERLPHAIVRDAGHTQLDPGTVTALAVGPGEDEAVDRVTGHLSLF, translated from the coding sequence ATGAAGCAGGCCATCGTCGCGCGGACCGACATCGGCATGGGCCAGGGGAAGCTGGCCGCACAGGTCGCCCACGCGTCGCTCAGCGCGTACGAGGACACCGACGCCCGGACGAGGAAGGCGTGGAAGGGCTCCGGCCAGAAGAAGGTCGTCCTGAAGGGCAGCGGCGAGTCGGAACTGTTCGAACTCGCCGACAGGGCCGAGTCCGAGCGGCTCCCCCACGCCATCGTCAGGGACGCAGGACACACCCAGCTCGACCCCGGTACCGTGACCGCGCTCGCCGTCGGCCCCGGCGAGGACGAAGCGGTCGACCGCGTGACCGGACACCTCTCGCTGTTCTGA
- the truD gene encoding tRNA pseudouridine(13) synthase TruD, whose amino-acid sequence MREAHPRERAVGIEHYVSDDDGVGGRLRAEDEHFHVVERERFETNPVDAPTGDYPYLVVRATLRGWDTNDFVRRLSNELGMSRGRVSWAGTKDKRAVSTQLFTLQDVDPDDLPSLSRAALEIVGRAGRALQFGDLLGNEFEIVVSDPDDSTAADRVTTELREFGDGQVAVPNFFGQQRFGSIRPVTHEVGLDIVRGDWEAAVRTYVGNPHPDEREETREARELVDDGAAWADALEAFPGGLRFERSMLHTLVENGGEEPADFREAIETLPENLQRLFVHAAQSYAFNLMLSRRLERGVPFTKPVAGDVVCFADADAPEAFPLPDVDREQRVTERRVDTVSRHCERGRAFVTAPLVGTETELADGEQGEIERDVLSELSLSPSDFDLPGEFHSTGTRRAVLVGTALDVVQEPLTFSFSLPKGSYATVLLREYLKVDPVELG is encoded by the coding sequence ATGCGCGAGGCACATCCACGCGAACGGGCCGTCGGCATCGAGCACTACGTGAGCGACGACGACGGCGTCGGCGGCCGGCTCCGCGCCGAGGACGAGCACTTCCACGTGGTCGAGCGCGAGCGGTTCGAGACGAACCCCGTCGACGCACCCACTGGCGACTACCCGTACCTGGTGGTTCGCGCGACGCTCCGCGGCTGGGACACCAACGACTTCGTCCGCCGGCTCTCGAACGAGCTCGGGATGAGCCGCGGCCGGGTCTCGTGGGCCGGCACGAAGGACAAGCGTGCGGTGTCGACGCAGTTGTTCACCCTGCAGGACGTCGACCCCGACGACCTGCCGTCGCTCTCGCGGGCTGCCCTCGAAATCGTCGGCCGCGCCGGCCGTGCCCTCCAGTTCGGCGACCTGCTCGGTAACGAGTTCGAGATCGTCGTCTCCGACCCGGACGACTCGACGGCTGCGGACCGCGTGACAACGGAGCTGCGCGAGTTCGGCGACGGACAGGTAGCTGTTCCCAACTTCTTCGGCCAGCAGCGCTTCGGGAGCATCCGGCCGGTCACCCACGAGGTCGGCCTCGACATCGTCCGGGGCGACTGGGAGGCTGCGGTGCGGACCTACGTCGGCAACCCGCATCCGGACGAGCGCGAGGAGACCCGTGAGGCGCGCGAGCTCGTGGACGACGGCGCGGCCTGGGCGGATGCACTCGAGGCGTTCCCCGGCGGGCTCCGCTTCGAGCGCTCGATGCTCCACACGCTCGTCGAGAACGGCGGCGAGGAACCCGCGGACTTCCGCGAGGCTATCGAGACGCTCCCGGAGAACCTCCAGCGACTGTTCGTCCACGCGGCGCAGTCCTACGCGTTCAACCTGATGCTGAGCCGGCGGCTGGAGCGGGGGGTCCCGTTCACGAAGCCGGTGGCCGGCGACGTGGTCTGCTTCGCCGACGCCGACGCGCCCGAGGCGTTCCCGTTGCCGGACGTGGACCGCGAGCAGCGCGTGACCGAGCGTCGCGTCGACACCGTCTCGCGCCACTGCGAGCGCGGCCGCGCGTTCGTGACCGCGCCGCTGGTCGGGACGGAGACGGAGCTCGCCGACGGCGAGCAGGGCGAGATCGAGCGCGACGTGCTCTCGGAGCTGTCGCTCTCCCCGTCCGATTTCGACCTGCCGGGCGAGTTCCACAGCACGGGGACCAGACGTGCGGTGCTCGTCGGCACGGCCCTCGACGTCGTGCAAGAGCCCCTGACGTTCTCGTTCTCGCTCCCGAAGGGCTCCTACGCGACCGTCCTGCTGCGCGAGTACCTGAAGGTGGACCCCGTCGAACTTGGCTGA
- a CDS encoding DUF2103 domain-containing protein: MDCRRCETSLERPGDYCLTCHTANCDAVVLDCARERATVTVLDGEEVVGETTVTTVPDDGQETGVVEFRNFAGRVADEIRRKRPETVYAAGDRSVVRETRAQLHHEFYRVDDEDPVAAAIGGLGESGLDVVDLAPREKIGGAHSTLIGGRTGQTAIRTVAEHPHVKKVIPGPIEAGGSSSQASVGAKVTRADGNGNVRMLIRDGSSVQENRVVTTAGDREMGERVREDLNEALTTADLG, translated from the coding sequence ATGGACTGCAGGCGGTGTGAGACGTCACTCGAGCGGCCGGGAGACTACTGTCTCACCTGCCACACCGCCAACTGCGACGCCGTCGTCCTCGACTGCGCCCGCGAGCGAGCGACCGTGACCGTTCTGGACGGCGAGGAGGTCGTCGGCGAGACGACGGTGACGACGGTGCCGGACGACGGCCAGGAGACCGGCGTCGTCGAGTTCCGCAACTTCGCGGGACGCGTGGCGGACGAGATACGCCGGAAGCGCCCGGAGACGGTGTACGCGGCGGGCGACCGGTCCGTCGTCCGGGAGACCCGTGCCCAGCTCCACCACGAGTTCTACCGTGTGGACGACGAGGACCCAGTCGCGGCGGCCATCGGTGGACTCGGCGAGTCCGGGCTGGACGTGGTCGACCTCGCGCCCCGGGAGAAGATCGGCGGCGCGCACTCGACGCTCATCGGCGGTCGGACCGGACAGACCGCCATCCGGACGGTCGCCGAGCACCCGCACGTGAAGAAGGTCATTCCGGGCCCCATCGAGGCCGGCGGGTCGAGCTCGCAGGCGAGCGTCGGGGCGAAGGTGACCCGCGCGGACGGCAACGGCAACGTGCGGATGCTCATCCGCGACGGCTCCAGCGTGCAGGAGAACCGCGTCGTCACGACGGCGGGCGACCGGGAGATGGGCGAACGCGTCCGCGAGGACCTGAACGAGGCGCTCACGACAGCCGATCTGGGCTGA
- a CDS encoding 50S ribosomal protein L37ae — MAKKKGKTGSAGRFGARYGRVSRRRVAEIEDEMRNSKVDGDDVKRVGTGIWVNEETGEKFTGGTYRAQTPAGKTVRRSIRAALAEDSDDDE; from the coding sequence ATGGCCAAGAAAAAGGGAAAGACCGGTAGCGCCGGCCGATTCGGCGCTCGCTACGGTCGTGTCTCGCGACGCCGCGTCGCGGAGATCGAGGACGAGATGCGGAACTCCAAGGTCGACGGCGACGACGTCAAGCGCGTCGGCACCGGCATCTGGGTCAACGAGGAGACCGGCGAGAAGTTCACCGGCGGCACCTACCGCGCCCAGACGCCCGCAGGCAAGACCGTCCGGCGCTCCATCCGCGCCGCACTCGCCGAAGACAGCGACGACGACGAATGA
- a CDS encoding DNA-directed RNA polymerase subunit P, with amino-acid sequence MSYKCSRCKRDVTLDEYGGVRCPYCGHRVLLKERSTDIKEVDVR; translated from the coding sequence ATGAGCTACAAGTGCTCGCGCTGCAAGCGTGACGTGACGCTCGACGAGTACGGCGGCGTCCGCTGTCCCTACTGCGGGCACCGCGTCCTGCTGAAGGAGCGCAGCACGGACATCAAGGAAGTCGACGTGCGGTAG
- a CDS encoding KEOPS complex subunit Pcc1 gives MPANETVLEFEYDDDATATLVAESVRPEVGEIASDRSATSLRLDGSTVVVTVAADDRVALRAGVNTWVRLVGVAERTRGLATGS, from the coding sequence ATGCCCGCGAACGAGACCGTTCTGGAGTTCGAGTACGACGACGACGCGACGGCGACGCTGGTCGCCGAGAGCGTCCGTCCGGAGGTCGGCGAGATCGCGAGCGACCGCTCCGCCACCAGCCTCCGTCTCGACGGGTCGACCGTCGTCGTGACGGTCGCGGCCGACGACCGGGTCGCGCTGCGCGCCGGGGTCAACACGTGGGTGCGACTCGTGGGTGTGGCCGAGCGCACGCGCGGGCTTGCAACTGGCTCCTGA
- a CDS encoding prefoldin subunit beta: protein MQGNLPPEAQEKIEELQDLQETAQQVAVQKQEAESQLTEAQTALDELDDIDEDTQMYREVGELFVATDYDEASEALDDKVSSLEIRVETLEKQEERVQEQFESLQGELQDMLGGMGGGMGGAGGA, encoded by the coding sequence ATGCAAGGAAATCTGCCGCCGGAAGCACAGGAGAAGATCGAGGAGCTGCAGGACCTGCAGGAGACGGCACAGCAGGTCGCCGTCCAGAAGCAGGAGGCCGAGTCCCAGCTCACCGAGGCACAGACGGCGCTCGACGAGCTCGACGACATCGACGAGGACACACAGATGTACCGCGAGGTCGGCGAGCTGTTCGTCGCCACCGACTACGACGAGGCCAGCGAGGCGCTCGACGACAAGGTCTCCAGCCTGGAGATCCGCGTCGAGACCCTCGAGAAGCAGGAGGAGCGCGTCCAGGAGCAGTTCGAGTCGCTCCAGGGGGAGCTCCAGGACATGCTCGGTGGCATGGGCGGCGGCATGGGCGGTGCCGGCGGCGCGTAA
- a CDS encoding DUF3194 domain-containing protein, producing the protein MSEPTDEEVVQAAAEAAEGLVRARYKQSNIRDLDVTVTFEDGVLDVDVYLNAPEGDADAEAVADEAARAAQEAVDELFEDA; encoded by the coding sequence ATGAGCGAACCGACGGACGAGGAGGTCGTGCAGGCCGCTGCGGAGGCCGCCGAGGGCCTCGTCCGCGCCCGATACAAGCAGTCGAACATCCGCGACCTCGACGTCACCGTCACGTTCGAGGACGGCGTGCTCGACGTCGACGTCTACCTGAACGCGCCCGAGGGCGACGCCGACGCGGAGGCCGTCGCCGACGAGGCCGCACGCGCGGCACAGGAGGCCGTCGACGAGCTGTTCGAGGACGCCTAG